In one window of Oryza sativa Japonica Group chromosome 9, ASM3414082v1 DNA:
- the LOC4346609 gene encoding dehydrogenase FPY6, which yields MAGDGLPRIAVVGAGIFARTQYIPRLREIAHLVLLKTIWSRTKESAEAAAELARDFAPEIQPRWGDAGLEEIMGDASISAVAVVLAGQVQVDLSLKMLKAGKHVIQEKPASGSTMEAETALSVYNSFPNQFPYKPIWALAENYRFEPAFVESRKLMSDIGDMMNIQVIVEGSMNSSNPYFNSSWRRNFVGGFILDMGVHFIAGLRMMVGSEIATVSSISRHVDKALPPPDNICSLFQLENGCAGVFVFAVNSRTPKILWRVDGTRGTVQIERGIASGKHGYQVLFTNENGQCQTTFYPFCGVNEELKAFVHDIVQANKDGDHKAEPRSSYVEGARDVAVLEAMLESSAKQGTMVQVKKF from the exons ATGGCGGGCGACGGGCTTCCCCGGATCGCGGTGGTCGGCGCCGGCATCTTCGCGCGCACCCAGTACATCCCAAGGCTCCGCGAGATCGCCCACCTCGTCCTCCTCAAGACCATCTGGAGCCGCACCAAG GAATCCGCGGAGGCCGCCGCGGAGCTCGCCCGGGACTTCGCGCCCGAGATCCAGCCCAGATGGGGCGACGCGGGCCTGGAGGAGATTATGGGAGACGCTTccatctccgccgtcgccgtcgttctTGCTGGCCAAGTGCAG GTTGACCTCTCCTTAAAAATGCTCAAGGCAGGAAAGCATGTGATACAAG AGAAACCTGCTTCTGGAT caacaatggaagcagaaacAGCATTGTCAGTTTACAATTCATTTCCAAACCAATTCCCATACAAACCAATTTGGGCTCTGGCAGAAAACTACAGATTTGAACCTGCATTTGTGGAG TCAAGGAAGTTGATGAGTGATATTGGTGATATGATGAACATCCAAGTTATTGTTGAAGGGTCAATGAATAGTTCAAATCCATACTTTAATAGCTCCTGGAGAAGAAATTTTGTG GGTGGCTTTATACTGGATATGGGTGTGCATTTCATAGCAGGACTAAGAATG ATGGTTGGTTCAGAAATAGCAACTGTATCGTCTATCTCCCGTCATGTGGATAAGGCTTTACCACCACCTGATAACATATGTTCTCTTTT CCAGCTAGAAAATGGATGCGCTGGGGTCTTTGTGTTTGCAGTCAACTCGAGAACACCCAAG ATATTATGGCGGGTGGATGGAACTAGAGGAACAGTGCAAATAGAACGTGGAATTGCTAGTGGGAAGCATGGGTACCAG GTTTTATTCACCAATGAAAATGGGCAGTGCCAGACGACATTTTATCCATTCTGTGGCGTGAATGAAGAACTGAAGGCTTTTGTTCATGACATTGTGCAGGCAAACAAA GATGGGGATCACAAGGCTGAACCCCGCAGTTCTTATGTTGAAGGCGCACGGGATGTCGCCGTTCTAGAAGCCATGCTTGAATCTAGTGCGAAGCAAGGAACCATGGTCCAAGTGAAGAAATTCTAA